The Hemicordylus capensis ecotype Gifberg chromosome 5, rHemCap1.1.pri, whole genome shotgun sequence nucleotide sequence acaagcagaaggttgtctgtcccaatccccactggtatgtttcccagactatgggaaacacctatattgggcagaacaatataggaagatgctgaaaggcattatctcctactgctcgggaggaggcaatggtgagaaaaccacagggctctgtgggcgccagcagtcaaaatctacttgatggcacacaatACTTTACTTCCACTCCAAGAAGGGTTCGGCTAGCAAACCAGCTTAAGTTTCTATCAGTATTTAGCATCTTTCTGAACAGAAACTAAtttgttggcggggggggggggggggagacactaATTGAGATGAAACTGATGCAATGAGCACAATCCAGTCAAACTTAAGTACTTTTAAGTCCTGCTTGATTTCAATGAAAGAGTTTAAACATGTGTTTAACCCTCCTATGCCTGGAAAAAGCATATTAATACTCTAGTAATGGGGTACTCTAGTAAAACCCAAATTAAGTCACAATTTAGCAAAGACAATATGAGTTATTTGGATTGAATGTAAAATTAGAGTTTATTAAGGTTTATGTTACATGAACACAACTCTAAAGAGAGTGTTTGATATCTGTAAGAACCATAATGTTGATCAGCACACTGCTACAGGTACTTTGGGCCTATGATCCCTATTTTAGTAACAGAAGTAGATACTATAtagcaaaaataaaattaagagaATTTGTTAAGAAAAACAATATGTAAAAAGCTCAACTATGCCATTCATTTTCTGGGACCAAGAGCTGGATGCTCAAAAATGAATATCTCCTATTTTAACTATTACatcaatataaaccaaattaaCTAGTAATTTCTACATGGAATCTTAGAAGAAACCAAAGATTGTTACACATCATTATCAGTCTGCCAACTCAAGACTCCAATGTCAAACATCACTAAGTTTTGCATCAAAATATTTGCTAGTAGGGAAGACCCATATGCAAGACCTCCAGAAAATCATAGGGCAACATCctgacaaattagtcatgactgagACAAGTTAAGTTaaccatgactaacttaagttctATTAAACCATCTTTCTCCACAGAAAACCACTGGTGCTCTATGTGATGTCACAAGCCTCTCTGCTACAAAGATCAGAACTGGAAAGCAGAGAAGGAATTTGCACCTATAGTTGTTCTGTATCTCAAAGGCACCTCCAAATGTCCTAACTTGAGGCATCAGTattgggaatttttttaaaaaaatagctacTATGAGCTGAGTTTTGACCACTATTATTAAGCATCTGTTTGGATTAATTATACCCTTCAAGATGCTAGATGTGCACTGCTCGCCTGCACATTCATTTTAATTGAATTCTAACTGATCCTACTACACTTTTAGGGCAATCCTCAAATTCAACAAAACCACAATTACTGGcagaaatgtgggggggggggatttaggtTTTGAATATCTCTTTGTGGTCTACTAAAACTCCTAGATGTGTAGGATTAAAGTCATCAATGTCAATGAAAATTAGAAGAGCTTAACTCTGGCAAAATCATCCTCATCAATAAGACAGATTTTTGATAGCAGGCCTTTAATTGAATTGTCAAAAGGGGAAAGCCACTGTTTTAAGTCATATGCTTCTACAAATCTACTCACCACTTGGCAACTCTCCACTACTCTAGTGACTGTCCATGAAGCTGTTCCACATGTCCACCATAAAGATTCCCTCTCCCAACTTCTCTTTGAATTGTAATGAAAGGAGACAGATAAATCATTTTCCCCCTTCCCAAAACACACTTGGGAAGGGGAAACCACTCTCTCTTTTGAAATCCTTCTGTAATTCATAGGTTAGGAGCAGGGGCACttactttcccttcccttcttggcTTTTATAGGAGGCTGAGACAGCACTATGTTGCCTTCTGCAAAAGCTAAACGTGAAGGCAGAGAAATATCCCTCCATTTTCTGCATGTCCTCTACATGTGCTCAGGACTTGGAGGAAAAGAGAGATtagtggtgaccacaaataatgactGGGGATTCAGCCAAACCAAATTGTGTGACCCTCTTCTCTTAGCCTATTACACAGAGCCTAAAGATGTCAAAAAATAACCCTGCCCATACATCCTAACATTtgttggaattttaaaaaaaaactcctaTTATTTAACAAAAAAGACTGTattaaaaaggctttttaaaaagccttcttCTAGACTGAACACACATCCCAACCAAAATGTAACACATTTTGTCCACGTTAAGAGACTTATGCGCACACAACAGTTATTCCCAGCATCTAACCCTATTGTGCTCAGAAAGAGTACATCTAACAGCCCAAGTACTATATACTCAAATCAGCACAGGATGACACTTGTGGGGGAAAGCCAATAAACCCACATAAGTATATTGATCTACACTGCATATGCAAACCATGAAATGCAACCCAGAACAAAACAGATGAGATCTGGATGAGAAGACACATCCCTGATACATCTATTTGTGGCATCACTACACAGTTTTTCCAAGCATCTTGTGGCATGCAGAAGATGTTATCTCAAACATGGCCCACACCTTTCCCAAGATGAAAAATATCCAAATTTTTCACTCTAAACTAGTGTTTGATAACCAGAAGCAAAAAATCAACCCTGAAATTTGACAAAGTTACTTGGAATTTAATCCCAAGTTGTGTCATTTCTTGCCCTTGCCTTTTCCTCCCCTCAATTATAATATACTTCAATGGAGCACCTAGAAGACTATTCACaagcaaaagggggaaaaagaaatcCTCAGATGCACATGCCAATACATCAGAGAGGAAACCATTAAGCATCCAGACAGTAATATCTGCTATCTGTTCAGGggttgacattcagagcaaggaagtgccAATATagcaagagaacagcctaacaaataactacactggtgcagcaggaaagcGGCAATTTTtgccaccctccccttcccccaggaagccctttgtgccaccccAAAGATGTCCTTGACTGAACATccatcaaggacatatttctggatgccACAGAGGACTTCTCAAGGAGAGGGCATCAAAGTTGCCACTTCCCTGATGCACCAGtgaagttagttgggaagttctattggggtgctctctcactgcacctgtACTttgttgctctgtatgtcagccactctcaGGAAGGCTTTTCAGCTCCAAGTAAAGAGCACAACCCAGccaagttaagcatttccccccaatccaatttatttcaatgggagactaaacTGTAAATGTGAATATCTTCATGTTAGAGTTAAGTCATGCATACATCTGGTTGAATCATGCCTTAGTGTTCTCACACTTGCTTAGGCCGGACACCTTGCTTAGGTGTCAAGACACTCCATGGTCCCCATTTGCTCTGACAGGATGTTAGACTGCAAAACGCATCACATTCATAAGCCACCACCTTTTTCAATGTTAGATTCTCTTTCATTTTAAACAGATGCCATTCAactattggctactagtctggtggctgtggggcattccagcctcagaggcacaatgcctctcaataccaggtgcaggggagcaacagcaggagagtatGCACATacgcctatgggctccccagaggcacctggtgggctactgtgtgaaacaggatgctggactagatgggccttgggcctgatccagcagggctgttcttatgttcttaagtaaagTACACAGAATATGTACCAAATATCCTTTCAGGAAATACACTTGTGTTTGAAGTCGAATATAATAGGATGTCTCCTAGACTCATTTTGAGGCAAATGTAAAATAGAGCTATTCATATGCTGAAACAGGTTTTTGTAGCCCATGTAGAGGGGTGATCTGGATGAACGCTTCTCTCATGTGATGCTCAACAGTGTGGGTAGACATCCTTATCAGGACAGGCGCATTCTCAGCTGTCCCTGCCCTGATTGTGTGATGGGGCCCATGCTACCCTAAACATACATTAGGGTAGAAAGGAATCAGGTCAGACTGAGGATGCCTGAAAAATCTGGAAAATAGCAACGCAAATTTTACTGAATTACTTCTATCCTGTCTTTCAGCCTCAAATGGGTCCCCGAAAacaatttaacacatttttaaattctatgttttgtttataaaatataaataaataagtaaacaacATTAAATAAGTCAGCATCCACAAGCCAAAGAAAGGATAACCAACACaaaaacataggaaattgccttatacaaagtcagaccattggtccatctagcccagtactgtctacactgactatcagcagctctccaagatttcaggcagaagtctttcccagccctacttggagatgccaaggattgaaactgggatcttctgcatgcaaagcagatgctctaccattgtgCTACAGCCCAACTCCTgcaatatattagggatgtgcacggagatcttcggcgccggtgggggtagcgctttaagggcgggggagggtgtactcacccctcccgccgcatttcccccgccggtgcactgtcggttttaagcccctcggggcagcagcgttcctccctgccgccccgtttctgccatcggccggaagtcgcgagtgcgcaTGCGCCCGTTGTGTGCGCGCGCCCCTCTGCCGTGCGCACACAcgcgcgcacgacgggcacacgcacactcgcaacttccggccacttccagccgatggcagaaacggggcggcagggaggaacgctgccgccccgaggggcttaaaactgACAgcatgccggcgggggaaatgcagtgggaggggtgagtacaccctcttTCGCCCTTAATGCgctacccccgccagcgccgaagcagccccaaatccgaaacatttcagaggcctttataatggcctccgaaacatttcgggcacatgcctacaaTATATAGTCATAattcagcaactgaaaaggctctATCATGTGCCCCTACCAATTAGACTTCAGATTGCAATGGGACACAGAACAGGGCTTCACTGGTGACTGAAGTAGGCAGGCAGgtacacaaggggggggggagttcttcaAGTGTTTtggtcccaaaccatttaagATTTTAAAGACATAATAAGCACTTTGAATTGCACTTGGAAACATACTGAAGGCAGTGAAAGGTAAGCAATAGTGCAGTCACATACTCCAAGAAGCAGACCCCAGCCAGAACCCTGGCTACCTCTAACCCCACAATCAGATGAAAGTTTCCAAACACTGTTCAACGACAGCCCCATTTAGAATGTGTTCCAATGCTGCTATGACCAGGGCACATGTGACATAAGTCATGTCTTTTCCAAGAAAGGGTGCAGTTTGTGTgcaaaaacactcctggccacagtcaATCCGGAGACACCTCCAAACTGTGTATAATTGATTCTCTGCCAGCAGTttctcattcatacacacacacacacacacacacacacttcaaaggtGTACAGAATATGCTGCATTCATAACAAAGcacaaaacaaaagcagcaagcagaagtcaaaataatcagaACTATACAGAACAGATTTTAAATTCATGAGGACAAGAAGGAAACCTGACCCCAGAGTAAAAACAGAAGTCTCCCAGCTCTATAGGGACCTACCCTGCAGGTAGGATTGGAGCCATCACAAAACGCTGCTACCCAACTCCACACACCAGACAAATGACCCAGAAAGATATAAAGCTGCCGAGGTCCAACAGGGATCCACCTCTCCTGTCCAGTTCCTGTCACAGGTAATCCACTAGGGTGACCAGGCCACCTCAGCCCCAAACCAGATTGAAATCTAGATCAAAATGATCAGAATAATCAGTATTTCCTAAGAAAACCTGAAGCTGAGTCCCCAGACATGCCTTGAATTGATTTTTCACACAGGACAACCCTACAAGTGCCCAGGACCAGCACACGTGTGAGGGCAACCAGGTGCTTGAAACAGGAAAAGTGAACACACAGAGTATTACAGCCTCTaagccaagggttcccaaccttgcatCCCCAGAGTTcactggactacagttcccatcaccccctgccacaatagcTGAAGACTGTGGGTgaggagagttgtagtccagcaacatctgggaactctaggttgagaacctctgctctaatCCTTGTTCAGAAAGCAAACAGCCCTTCTAGGAAGGTTTGCTGGCGACGATGGGCTCACGCCAGCTGCCCACGTGGCCGGGCAAAACAGAAGGTGTCCTCCTCGCTCCCTCTCCCCTGACACCTGCTCTCGGCTGGGGCGCTCCTTCCTCTCCGCCCCCTCAGTGTCTGCGCCAGCCTAGAACCCCAAGCAGGCCGAGAAGCATCTCCACCCCAGCCTCTTCTCCACTCGGATACTGGCGGGGGATAGGGGCAGCCCCTGGGCAACGAGgcgctccctcccctcctctcctctcctctctcctcaccGGGCCCGTAGAACTTGCTGCCTTTGGTCACGTCGAAGACTTTGCCGTTGACGGCCAGCAGGATCCGCGGCGTGCGCGCGCCGTCGTACTCGCGCAGCTGCTCCCGCGTGAAGTCCCGCCGCTTCATGCGGGGCAGGGGAGCGGCCTGGCTCTGCGGCGCCGCGCCCCCCGCTCCGCTCCGTTTCCTCCAGCGCCTGTAGAGCTGATAGGCCACTAGCACCGCGAGCGCCAACAGCGTCACGTTCAACAACATGTCGCCTCCCTCGAGCCAGCTCCCGGCCGTGCTGGCGGCGGCCGTTTCCTcggagctgccgccgccgccgcctcctccgccttGCTCAGTTCTTAGCTTCCCATCCCCACCGTCCGCCATCACTGCCCAGCCAGCGCTTGCCTGAAAGGAACCGCTCCGCCCCACACGGGCGGGCgggcaagcaggcagggagcgggaggggtgGAGGAGACGAAGGCGGGGCACAGACTCTGCTTCTTCCTTGCTGGGCTCCGATTGGTCACAGGCAAGGACACGTCACCCACGGCCGCTCGCGCCCAGCAGAACGAATGAGAAACTGGCGCACGCGGCTGCCCAACGGCCGCCTTCCACCTTAGGAAAATCTTCAGCacggagggagggtgggagtgcGCGCGCGGGAACGCGCTACGGCTTGTCTTCGCAAGTTCCCTGCGCTCAGTGGAAGCCGGTGACGAATGTGGCGCGCGCCCCGGAAACCAGCGTCGGCGCTCTCGAGCCGAGACTGGAATTCTAGGGAGTGCTTTGGATTGGCTCATCATCGCCATATAAATATGCTTCGGCGCCCCGCCATTGATGGAGCCTAAAGCCAAGGCGGTGCGCGGCTCCTTTTTGAGAGGTCCTAAATTCCTCAAGGCATTTTTCAACCCCTGCCCTTCACCACGGCTAAGATGTATTACTATAGTTGGTGTTGTTGCGTGTGCTGTTGTCATCTTTATAAAAAAAACCACTAGGCGctgtgaaaatattttaaataagacaAGTTCTCCCCACGGGCTTGCAGCACACGATTGGAATGCTGCTGAAACTGGCCGTGGAGACAGCACAGCCACCACAGGAATCCTCTGCCAAATTGACGCCTCCTTAACAAACAGCCCCCCACCCCGTACATACACTCATTGCATGGTTCCTATAGACATTTCACCTTCTGGTCCCTATAGGGGCTGGATACGTTTTGTGCATTATCACCAATAGCTACTTAAGCCCCCCAAccaccacaccatagatttggcCACAAACTCCAGAGACCTTCGCACCTGTTAGAAAGGGTACATCCTATTGACCATGCAAAGGCCATCATATATAAAGATTCTTGACCAGCAGCATGTCCAAGCATTGCTTTGCACTTCATACTGTCTTGTCCATGCAGGAGGAGGACAGACATGTCAGAAACAATCCTAAGGGCTAAATTGCAGTGCAATGGTTTCTGTGAAAACGGAAAATTTGAAGGGAAAAGGAGGTGTTTTTTTCCAAACACAATGAGCATGCAGTAGGGAACTATCAAGAATTTGCAGTGTTGCTGTGGACAACTACGCACAATTCATGTGGTTAGAAGAGTTATGATGCTATGGCCTCTGCATGGAGGACAGCCATGTGGAAAGATGTTTTGGCAGCAGGCCCCATGATGGTAATATCTGAATCAtaccttacttccaagtaaacagctATAGGATCCGAGTGGAAGGCTATAATCCAAAATGGGTTTACTCAATAGAAAGttacattgaaatcaatgggaattatTAAATGTTTCAGAATTTCAGTTAAACTATAATAGAATTCTGTGTCCAGTCTCAGGTTTACAACCTGctataaggcatcatctcatactgtgtgggagatggcaacagtaagcccgtcctgtattctaccaaagagaaccacagggctctgtggtcaccaggagtggacactgacttgatggcacactttacctttatatttaaTCCATGTCCTTTTAAAGAAGACTGTGCTTAACCTGAgataacattttttaaagctgGCAACTACAATAGAAGGAATTCCTTCTTAACCCACCCAATAGAATAGGAGTTTAATTTACAGTGTATTTTATCTGTGAATGCCATACTTAGcgtaaagggaagggaagggtgtaACTTATCTGGATTTCCTTGCCTTTGAAGTTTGGTTATGAATTTCTACAGCCCATTCCTATTTTAATTCCTTTTTCAATTTATTTGGACAAAAATAATTGTATACACATATAATGGCAAAGAAAGCTCTCGAAGCCATGATACCAACAGTTTCTAAACATTCTAAACAATATTCATTTCTGCTCTTATTGAGAGAAGTTGACCTGAACAAAACAACACTCTAATGAGATAGAGTTATCTGTCAATAGCAGATGCAAAATAGTATTGTAATTATGATTCATATTGCAGTTGTAAGATAATGAAAAGCCATTTCATCAGTGTAGATGACGTATATGTGCCTACTGTAGGCGAATCAGGAACTTGGATATTATCCTTGATGTAGAAATGGATAATATACAGATAGAGGGCTCTGAGAAATTCAGTGctgcagaggggaagtaacttgcctagggagcaagagggtactggttcgaatccccgctggtatgtttcccagactattggaaacacctatatcaggcagcagtgatagagcaagatgctgaaaggcatcatctcatactgtgtgggagatgtcaatggtaaacccctcctgcattctatcaaagaaaaccacatggctctgtggtctccaggaattgacaccaactcatcggtacaactttactttatactTAGTCCAGAATTAGATAGTGCTCCAGGTCTGCTACTGCGGCAATGCTCTAAGTCCACAATGCTCCAGGCTTCATCTGGGCTCAGTGTCACTCAAGTGGTAAACTTGTATATGGATTATACTACTTCATACTGCAGGCAGGggcttgtacaggtgaaactcagaaaattagaatatcgtgcaaaagtccattaatttcagtaatgcaaattaaaaggtgaaactgatatatgagacagacgcattacatgcaattaatttgttataattgtgatgatcatggcgtacagctcatgaaaaccctaaatccacaatctcagaaaattagaatattacatggaaccaagaagacaaggattgtagaatagaacaatatcggacctctgaaaagtataagcatgcagatgtattcagtacttggtttgggccccttttgcagcaattactgcctcaatgcggcgtggcaaggatgctatcagcctgtggcactgatgaggtgttatggaaggccaggatgcttcattagcggccttcagcaattctgcattgtttggtctcatgtctctcatccttctcttggcaatgccccatagattctctatggggtcaggtcaggcgagtttgctggccaatcaagcacagtacactgtatacttttcagaggtccgatattgttctattctacaatccttgtcttcttggttccatgtaatattctaattttctgggattgtggatttggggttttcatgagctgtacgccatgatcatcacaattataacaaattaaggcttgacttatctcgctttgcatgtaatgcatctgtctcatatatcagtttcaccttttaatttgcattactgaaattaatggacttttgcacgatattctaattttccgagtttcacctgtataattgAATTCTCCATAAGCAATGTCTAATGGAGTTTCTTGGAATGAAAGGAGACTGGGAACAATTTCTGGGGCTGCTTGTGCCCCAGAAGTGGAAATGTTTGCATTCTGCACAATAACAACTCCTGGAAAGTAATTAAAGCTACAACTCCCTTTCACTTCTGACTGCAGCTTAGCCCTGGCTGAAGTAAAGCCCCGTTTTCTACAGCAAAGCATCCATGCATATGGAAATGGAAGTGTTAAGATTCCCACAGTGGACCATGCAAAACTCTGGAGATTTTTGAGCAGTGCTTTGGGATGTTGGCAAAATGTAGGCAGAACAAAAGTCCCTTTTCATGGAATTATCAACCAATTCAACTCTAGCACAGGGAGGTGGCTCAGTTGCACATTATTCGGCATTCCTTGATCTCTGAAAACTGTCGTTAACTCTGCTGCTTGTTCAGGACTCTTCCCACATGTGAATATGTGATTTCAACTGCAGGGactgaaatatttatttcattcttAGTTTAAAGAATGTTTATTAAAACAGCATTGTATAGGGCAGAATAAAATGGAGTATGCTCTGAAAGATTTTTCTTTATCACAAGATGTATTATTTGGCTTTCACTGTCATAGTCAAAAATCTATGGTGGATACAGGTGAAGCAGCGGGGTGGATACAGGGATAACTAAATGCAAGGGCTGCAGAGGAGGTGTCAGTCAGTGGATACATGGAAAGACCAAGAAGCAGACATAGGGAAACCCCAAGGAAATACAGTATATGGGGATCTGAACGCAACTGGGATCTTTCACCTGAGATGGTAAAGCAAACCACAAATTATATGTTGAGCACCAGATaccaaggctattctcacgcacaggcaaaaccaggctagggaaggccagcctggttttgcctgcatgtgaggactgccaggagcagtgcagctCCCAACAGCAGCATGGTGGGAAACTCGCAagggagccccagctgttagctTGGGTTAAGCCAgtaactgattgtgtgtcagtgttgTGTGGTTCCGCGTGgcgcacacacaccagcagcctcccagcccaTGTCAAAATactccctataatgcaccatgtaCTTGTGAGGTGCATTATGGTAATTCCGGGggtctcctggcccccaaacctccctgctgccagcagaagctagcaatcatctgggcgggcaatccgcctGCTTTGCAAcaagaggatcatctgtggggagggtacatttttcgaggcttcctcctctcaccccttcaagccctttttatggatcatgagaaagggctcaatattttATTGCTTGACAGAATCTGAGTCTCCACCTGAAATACAAAACTGAAATAATAACTTCAATTCAGTACATCCATTCAATATCAGAGTTTAGTTTCCTTTGATAGTTCCTGTTTCCTTGGCAAGcatccacacactcacacactagaccagggctgctcaactttggccctcctgcagatgttggcctacaactcccataatccctggctattggccactgcggctggggattgtgggagttgtagttcaaaaacagctggggggcctaagttgagcaggcctgcactagacaATGCCTTAGCTTACcacctaaccagtgttccctctaagagggattcctagatgttgttgactacaactcccagaatccccagccaaaggccatttcagctgaTGAAAGCCAAGTTCTGTA carries:
- the PGRMC2 gene encoding membrane-associated progesterone receptor component 2, coding for MADGGDGKLRTEQGGGGGGGGSSEETAAASTAGSWLEGGDMLLNVTLLALAVLVAYQLYRRWRKRSGAGGAAPQSQAAPLPRMKRRDFTREQLREYDGARTPRILLAVNGKVFDVTKGSKFYGPDGPYGIFAGRDASRGLATFCLDKDALRDEYDDLSDLNAVQMESVREWEMQFQEKYDYVGRLLKPGEEPSEYTDEEDTKDHTKQD